One genomic window of Alphaproteobacteria bacterium includes the following:
- the polA gene encoding DNA polymerase I, translating to MTASVQPDPIAQPNPNKSKRLYLVDGSGYIFRAYHSLPPLTNPQGTPVGAVFGFVNMMFKVLTDFADDCYAAVIFDASRITFRNEIYPEYKAHRPDTPEDLIPQFALVREATRALNLPCIEMENYEADDLIASYAKAAQNLGMEVVIVSSDKDLMQLIGDGITMLDPMKQKTIAAEQVMEKFGVPPEKVVDAQALIGDSTDNVPGVPGIGPKTAAELIGTYGSLEGVLENVASIKQNKRRESLIEFAEQARISRRLVELACDVPLPQAIEELHLKAPEAEKLMPFLAAQNFKTLSSRAATKFGFAETDSPVTPQVANVVAPSATHYSLVNTANTLARWIDAARNAGTVAVDTETTGLDAMQAKLVGVSLCIEAGEACYIPVGHIKVGESLAEVNQKPANTSQTDLFADESIMPQAQEASLLPEQLPLQEVIAMLKPLLEDPAVLKIGQNIKYDMQILANYGVEIQPIEDTMLLSYVLDAGVHGHGMDELSELFLGIKPISYSSVTGTGRNKINFAEVTLDAARDYAAEDADITLRLYQFLKQRLVQERMATVYEILERPLAPVLMQMERAGVKVDRAALALQSKGFAERLISLAQEIYVLAGREFTIGSPKQLGEIMFDELGYEGGKKSSKSGAYATGADILEELAAQGHDLPAKVLEWRQISKLKSTYTDALALQIHPQTGRVHTSFSMAATTTGRLSSSDPNLQNIPIRTEEGRKIRHAFIAEKGHKLIAADYSQIELRLLAHMAKIPVLIEAFNQGADIHAATASQMFGVPLDAVDAELRRKAKTINFGIIYGISAHGLAVRLGIGRKEAAEYIEKYFTQYPGIKAYMDEAKQFAREHGYVTTLYGRKCHVKDINAKNPNMRAFSERAAINAPLQGTAADIIKRAMIAVQKRLKAEMPQVRMLLQVHDELLLEAPDSLAKQAADLVTQEMESAAQLSIPLIVDAAIGEDWGSIH from the coding sequence ATGACTGCATCTGTTCAGCCAGACCCTATTGCACAGCCAAACCCAAACAAATCTAAGCGATTATATTTAGTGGACGGCTCAGGCTATATTTTCCGCGCATATCATTCGCTGCCACCGCTCACAAATCCACAAGGTACCCCTGTAGGGGCGGTGTTCGGCTTTGTGAATATGATGTTCAAAGTATTGACCGATTTTGCAGATGATTGTTATGCCGCAGTAATTTTTGATGCCAGCCGTATTACGTTTCGTAATGAGATATATCCCGAATATAAAGCTCACCGCCCTGACACACCTGAAGATTTGATTCCGCAGTTTGCTTTGGTACGTGAAGCCACCCGCGCATTGAATCTGCCATGTATCGAAATGGAGAATTATGAAGCCGATGACCTGATTGCCTCCTATGCCAAGGCTGCGCAAAATTTGGGTATGGAAGTAGTGATTGTGTCCTCGGACAAAGATTTAATGCAGCTTATTGGCGATGGTATTACCATGCTTGACCCTATGAAGCAAAAAACCATTGCAGCAGAGCAGGTGATGGAAAAATTTGGCGTACCTCCCGAAAAAGTGGTGGATGCACAAGCACTGATTGGCGATTCAACCGATAACGTGCCAGGTGTGCCCGGAATTGGCCCTAAAACCGCAGCAGAACTCATTGGTACGTATGGGTCGCTTGAGGGGGTATTAGAGAATGTGGCATCAATAAAGCAAAATAAGCGTCGCGAAAGCTTGATTGAATTTGCAGAACAGGCACGAATCTCCCGCCGTCTGGTAGAATTGGCATGTGATGTTCCGCTGCCGCAAGCAATAGAAGAATTGCACCTGAAAGCGCCGGAAGCGGAGAAGCTTATGCCGTTTTTGGCGGCGCAGAACTTTAAAACTCTTAGCAGTCGTGCCGCAACTAAATTTGGCTTCGCAGAAACAGATAGTCCAGTGACTCCGCAAGTAGCCAATGTCGTAGCGCCAAGTGCCACCCATTATAGCTTGGTAAACACTGCCAACACTCTGGCACGGTGGATAGATGCTGCACGCAATGCCGGAACAGTCGCTGTGGATACGGAAACTACCGGACTTGATGCGATGCAAGCTAAGTTGGTGGGTGTTTCTCTGTGCATAGAGGCGGGGGAGGCCTGTTATATCCCTGTAGGGCATATAAAGGTGGGGGAATCCTTAGCGGAGGTAAATCAAAAACCTGCTAATACATCACAAACCGATCTTTTTGCCGATGAAAGCATTATGCCTCAGGCGCAAGAAGCCTCGTTACTGCCCGAGCAATTGCCATTGCAGGAAGTCATTGCCATGCTCAAGCCGCTGCTGGAAGATCCGGCGGTGCTGAAAATTGGGCAGAACATCAAGTATGATATGCAGATTTTAGCCAATTATGGGGTGGAAATACAGCCTATCGAAGACACCATGTTATTGTCTTATGTATTGGATGCCGGCGTTCACGGTCACGGAATGGATGAACTTTCAGAGCTGTTTTTAGGAATCAAGCCCATCAGCTATAGCAGCGTAACCGGAACAGGGCGTAATAAAATAAATTTTGCAGAGGTGACGCTAGATGCTGCACGGGACTATGCCGCTGAAGATGCCGACATTACATTGCGGCTCTATCAGTTTTTAAAGCAGCGGCTGGTGCAAGAGCGTATGGCAACCGTATACGAAATCCTGGAGCGACCATTAGCGCCGGTGCTAATGCAGATGGAGCGCGCAGGAGTAAAGGTAGACCGTGCAGCGCTTGCGTTGCAGTCAAAGGGTTTTGCTGAACGGCTAATCAGTCTTGCGCAGGAAATATATGTATTGGCTGGACGCGAATTTACTATTGGCTCGCCAAAGCAACTCGGCGAAATTATGTTTGATGAGCTAGGATATGAGGGCGGCAAAAAATCCAGCAAAAGTGGTGCGTATGCCACGGGCGCGGATATTTTAGAAGAGCTTGCAGCCCAAGGACACGATTTGCCCGCAAAAGTATTGGAGTGGCGGCAGATCAGTAAGCTGAAAAGTACGTATACTGATGCTCTTGCGTTGCAAATTCATCCGCAAACGGGCAGGGTACACACGAGTTTCTCAATGGCGGCCACGACCACGGGCAGATTGAGCTCATCGGACCCTAACCTGCAAAATATTCCCATTCGCACCGAAGAAGGACGTAAAATCCGTCACGCATTTATTGCCGAAAAAGGTCATAAATTAATCGCCGCAGATTATTCTCAAATTGAGTTGCGCTTGCTGGCGCATATGGCAAAAATTCCTGTTTTAATCGAGGCATTTAATCAGGGTGCAGATATCCATGCAGCCACTGCAAGCCAAATGTTTGGTGTGCCATTGGATGCAGTGGATGCTGAATTGCGTCGCAAAGCAAAAACCATTAATTTTGGCATTATATATGGTATCAGCGCCCACGGTCTCGCCGTGCGGCTTGGTATTGGTCGCAAAGAAGCGGCGGAATATATCGAAAAATATTTCACCCAATACCCGGGTATTAAGGCCTATATGGATGAAGCAAAGCAATTTGCCCGTGAACATGGCTATGTAACCACACTATATGGTCGTAAATGTCATGTAAAAGACATCAATGCAAAAAATCCTAATATGCGCGCTTTTTCGGAACGTGCAGCAATTAATGCACCATTGCAAGGCACGGCTGCCGATATTATTAAACGCGCAATGATTGCAGTGCAAAAGCGTCTTAAAGCCGAAATGCCACAAGTGCGCATGTTGTTGCAGGTGCATGATGAATTGTTGTTAGAGGCGCCGGATTCCCTCGCAAAGCAAGCAGCAGACTTGGTTACACAAGAAATGGAAAGTGCCGCGCAGCTATCCATACCACTCATTGTAGATGCAGCGATTGGTGAAGATTGGGGAAGCATACATTAA
- a CDS encoding Rrf2 family transcriptional regulator: protein MMTPCKKLYYAVEAVLYIAYYSHEHPVSSRDIARQQGLPPRHLEQIMQKLVHGRILRGMRGPKGGYQLAKPSDQISIGEICEMINEDDMISDLPPTTELGEEVIRPFWELLHAGVKDRLYVITIADLCDQAVKKNIRNKAPQKLDSMA from the coding sequence ATGATGACTCCATGTAAAAAATTATACTACGCCGTAGAAGCAGTACTTTATATTGCGTATTATTCGCACGAACATCCGGTTAGCAGCCGTGATATCGCACGCCAGCAAGGTTTGCCACCGCGTCATTTAGAGCAAATTATGCAAAAACTCGTTCATGGCAGAATTTTGCGCGGTATGCGTGGCCCTAAAGGCGGTTACCAACTAGCAAAGCCCAGCGATCAGATCAGCATTGGTGAAATATGCGAAATGATTAATGAAGACGATATGATTTCTGATCTTCCCCCCACCACCGAGTTAGGCGAGGAAGTCATACGCCCATTTTGGGAATTGCTACACGCAGGCGTTAAAGATCGGCTCTATGTGATAACTATTGCTGATTTATGCGATCAGGCCGTAAAAAAGAATATCCGCAACAAAGCGCCACAAAAGCTGGATTCTATGGCATAG
- the cysK gene encoding cysteine synthase A, translated as MTAANATLSLSTKLSENPGRGRIYDSILGTIGDTPLVRINRMASERNCVGNVIAKLEFFNPLSSVKDRIALGMVEAAEAEGKINKDTLLVEPTSGNTGIALAFVCAAKGYRLALTMPESMSIERRKMLKFLGAELILTPAANGMKGAINKAEEMVAQNKNAIMLQQFKNKANPAIHRITTAEEIWRDTEGKVDVFIAGVGTGGTVTGVGSALKAKNPNIKIIAVEPEASPVLSGGTPGPHKIQGIGAGFVPDIYDGGVVDEVMKVSNEDSFICAREIAKKEGIPVGISSGATLHAALEVAKRPEMQGKNIVFIVASIAERYLSTELFADIE; from the coding sequence ATGACCGCTGCAAACGCTACATTATCGCTTAGCACCAAGCTATCAGAAAATCCTGGCCGTGGGCGTATTTACGATTCCATTCTAGGCACGATTGGCGATACCCCGTTGGTGCGTATTAATCGTATGGCTAGCGAGCGCAACTGTGTAGGCAATGTTATTGCAAAACTTGAGTTTTTTAACCCTCTTTCTTCGGTTAAAGACCGTATTGCCCTTGGTATGGTAGAAGCCGCTGAGGCAGAAGGCAAAATCAATAAAGACACGCTATTGGTCGAACCCACCTCTGGCAACACGGGTATTGCGTTGGCGTTTGTATGTGCCGCAAAAGGGTATCGTCTTGCGCTGACTATGCCCGAAAGCATGTCGATTGAGCGCCGCAAAATGCTTAAATTTTTGGGTGCCGAGCTTATTTTAACGCCTGCCGCCAATGGCATGAAAGGCGCAATCAACAAAGCCGAAGAAATGGTCGCGCAAAACAAAAATGCAATTATGCTGCAGCAATTCAAAAACAAAGCCAATCCAGCAATTCACCGCATTACTACCGCCGAGGAAATTTGGCGGGATACTGAAGGTAAAGTCGATGTGTTTATAGCTGGCGTGGGGACTGGTGGCACTGTTACTGGCGTTGGCAGCGCACTCAAAGCAAAAAACCCTAACATAAAAATTATTGCCGTAGAACCAGAAGCCAGCCCAGTATTATCGGGCGGCACTCCTGGCCCACACAAAATTCAAGGTATTGGTGCAGGGTTTGTACCGGATATTTACGATGGTGGCGTGGTGGACGAAGTGATGAAAGTAAGCAACGAGGACAGCTTTATCTGCGCCCGTGAGATTGCGAAAAAAGAAGGAATACCGGTTGGAATTTCCTCTGGCGCTACTCTACATGCAGCATTAGAAGTGGCTAAGCGCCCAGAAATGCAGGGTAAAAATATTGTGTTCATCGTAGCATCTATCGCCGAGCGCTATTTGTCTACCGAGCTATTTGCAGATATTGAATAG
- a CDS encoding nitronate monooxygenase: MQAAVSQKAPVVSSFSKKLKPVLISGKEVLPIVEGGKGIAATNGDSAGAFAAAGAVGTFSGVNADTYDENGKRHLQIYTGKTRRERHEELVAFGIAGGVAQAKIAHEVSNGEGRIHMNVLWEMGGAERILRGVLAETKGMVHGITCGAGMPYKLAEIAEEYNVYYHPIVSSMRAFRALWKRSYSKAPKLLGSVVYEDPWLAGGHNGLSNSEDPLVPEDPYPRVAEIRKFMNGVGLNEVPIIMAGGAWHLKEWEHWLENPEIGPIAFQFGTRPLLTQESPIPDNWKERLLDLRKGDVFLNQFSPTGFYSSAVNNDFIKELRARNDRQMEYRTKAEDDFPVGYPVGARGRPVYLKAEDKARAESYVHEGYTEVLKTPDSTLIFVTPEKGDQIIVDQIECMGCLSHCRFSNWKDHDDYSTGKKADPRSFCIQKSLQSIVHEGNVDHGLMFAGHNGYRFAQDPFYDNGNIPTVKELIDRIMTGE; this comes from the coding sequence GTGCAAGCAGCAGTTAGTCAGAAAGCGCCCGTGGTATCTTCATTTAGTAAAAAATTAAAGCCGGTGCTTATCTCTGGTAAAGAGGTTCTTCCCATTGTCGAAGGTGGTAAAGGCATTGCCGCTACCAATGGTGATAGCGCAGGTGCATTTGCCGCTGCGGGAGCAGTGGGTACATTTTCTGGCGTAAACGCCGATACTTACGATGAAAACGGCAAGCGCCATTTGCAGATATATACGGGTAAAACCCGCCGTGAGCGTCACGAAGAGCTGGTTGCATTCGGCATAGCTGGTGGCGTTGCGCAGGCAAAAATAGCCCATGAAGTTTCTAATGGCGAAGGCCGCATTCACATGAATGTGCTTTGGGAAATGGGTGGTGCAGAGCGTATTTTGCGTGGTGTGCTGGCTGAAACTAAAGGCATGGTACATGGCATAACCTGTGGCGCTGGAATGCCCTATAAACTCGCTGAAATTGCTGAGGAATATAACGTATATTATCACCCGATTGTTTCTTCCATGCGCGCATTTCGCGCATTGTGGAAACGTTCTTACAGCAAAGCTCCAAAGCTGCTTGGCAGCGTGGTATATGAGGATCCTTGGCTTGCCGGTGGGCATAATGGACTTTCTAACAGCGAAGATCCACTTGTTCCTGAAGATCCATATCCGCGTGTCGCTGAAATTCGCAAGTTTATGAATGGTGTTGGCCTGAATGAGGTGCCGATTATTATGGCTGGCGGAGCGTGGCATTTGAAGGAATGGGAGCATTGGCTCGAGAATCCTGAAATTGGCCCCATTGCGTTCCAATTCGGAACCCGCCCTTTGCTTACGCAAGAAAGCCCGATACCAGATAACTGGAAAGAGCGGCTTTTAGATTTGAGAAAAGGCGATGTATTCCTTAATCAATTCAGCCCCACTGGTTTTTATTCCTCTGCGGTAAATAACGATTTTATTAAAGAATTGCGCGCACGTAATGATCGTCAAATGGAATACCGTACCAAAGCGGAAGATGATTTTCCGGTGGGTTATCCTGTGGGCGCCCGTGGACGTCCGGTGTATTTAAAAGCTGAAGACAAAGCCCGCGCCGAAAGCTATGTCCATGAAGGCTATACGGAAGTGTTGAAAACGCCGGATTCAACATTAATTTTTGTTACCCCTGAAAAAGGCGATCAAATTATTGTCGATCAAATCGAATGCATGGGTTGTTTGAGCCATTGCCGTTTTTCGAACTGGAAAGATCACGATGATTATTCCACAGGTAAAAAAGCCGATCCGCGTAGTTTCTGCATACAAAAATCTCTGCAAAGCATTGTCCACGAAGGCAATGTTGACCATGGATTAATGTTTGCCGGACATAATGGTTATCGTTTTGCGCAAGACCCATTTTATGACAATGGCAATATCCCCACAGTTAAAGAGCTTATTGATCGTATTATGACCGGCGAGTGA
- the dut gene encoding dUTP diphosphatase, whose translation MNIKTAITRLDHAADLSLPHYATPQSAGCDLAAAINTPITLQFGERALVPTGLKIMLPENYEAQVRPRSGLALKHGVTVLNTPGTIDADYRGEIGVILVNFGQEAFTVTRGMRIAQIVVAPVVQTQWQETSTLQKTSRDEGGFGSTGM comes from the coding sequence ATGAATATAAAAACGGCCATAACACGGTTAGATCATGCAGCAGATTTATCTTTACCCCATTATGCAACGCCCCAAAGTGCTGGCTGCGATTTAGCCGCCGCCATCAACACCCCCATTACATTACAATTCGGTGAGCGCGCCCTTGTGCCTACCGGATTAAAAATAATGCTGCCCGAGAACTACGAGGCACAAGTTCGCCCGCGCTCTGGTTTGGCATTAAAACACGGTGTTACCGTGTTAAACACCCCCGGCACTATCGACGCAGATTATCGCGGCGAAATTGGTGTCATTTTAGTAAACTTTGGTCAGGAAGCATTTACCGTAACACGGGGAATGCGGATTGCTCAAATTGTAGTTGCCCCTGTTGTTCAAACACAATGGCAGGAAACAAGCACACTGCAAAAAACTTCCCGTGACGAAGGAGGCTTCGGCTCCACCGGCATGTAG
- a CDS encoding D-glycerate dehydrogenase, with protein MPPRPRVIVTRKLPKATEARMQELFDVTLNSDDVPFTPEQMIAAVKKADVLVPTVTDKLGKDILEHAGDQLRLIANFGVGIDHIDLATTQAKKITVTNTPSVLTEDTADIAMGLILAAPRRLSEAAALVRRNEWVGWTPTFLLGHRVSGKKLGIVGMGRIGQAVARRARGFGMEVHYHNRKPAHGDVEKALSATYWKNLDDMIAHVDILSLNCPYTPQTHHLINAERIEKMRKDSFVINTSRGAVIDEAALTDALAKGRIAGAGLDVYEKEPLMSDALRKLPNVVLLPHISSATIEGRNEMGEKVIINIKSYVDGHMPPDRLLLSEVA; from the coding sequence ATGCCTCCACGCCCTCGCGTTATTGTTACCCGTAAACTGCCCAAAGCAACTGAAGCGCGTATGCAAGAGCTTTTTGATGTAACGCTCAATAGCGATGATGTGCCCTTCACCCCTGAGCAAATGATTGCTGCGGTGAAGAAGGCTGATGTTTTGGTGCCCACCGTTACCGATAAGCTTGGCAAAGATATTTTAGAACATGCAGGCGACCAGCTGCGTTTGATTGCGAATTTTGGCGTGGGAATCGATCATATTGATTTGGCAACCACGCAAGCCAAAAAAATAACCGTCACTAATACACCAAGCGTGTTGACAGAAGACACCGCCGACATTGCTATGGGGTTGATTCTAGCAGCTCCGCGCCGCCTTTCCGAAGCTGCCGCATTGGTACGTCGTAATGAATGGGTGGGGTGGACACCAACTTTTTTGCTTGGACACAGAGTGAGCGGCAAGAAGCTTGGCATTGTTGGTATGGGGCGGATAGGACAAGCCGTTGCGCGGCGGGCGCGTGGTTTCGGCATGGAAGTGCATTACCACAATCGCAAGCCTGCCCACGGCGATGTTGAAAAGGCATTGAGTGCCACCTATTGGAAAAATCTGGATGACATGATTGCCCATGTGGATATTTTGTCGCTTAACTGCCCCTATACACCGCAAACGCATCACTTAATAAATGCAGAACGGATTGAAAAAATGCGCAAAGACAGCTTTGTTATCAATACCTCACGCGGTGCGGTGATTGACGAAGCGGCGTTGACAGACGCATTGGCTAAAGGTCGGATTGCCGGAGCAGGGTTGGATGTTTATGAAAAAGAACCGCTTATGTCGGATGCACTACGTAAATTGCCTAATGTTGTGCTGTTGCCGCATATCAGCTCTGCAACGATAGAAGGCAGAAACGAAATGGGCGAAAAAGTTATTATCAACATTAAAAGCTATGTAGATGGGCACATGCCGCCCGACAGGCTGCTGCTAAGCGAAGTAGCGTAA
- the ubiB gene encoding 2-polyprenylphenol 6-hydroxylase, with protein sequence MLNAPRHTLRLIQLAYTFGRCGAAMSLRRAGFPVWFCQLFSIISRRRLPKREGERLRLALAKMGPTFIKLGQALSTRSDLVGEEVAKDLAQLQDRIAPFSTPIARRIIEEGLEKPINELFSEFSDTPVAAASIAQVHFATTIDGHEVAVKVLRPGIREAFDKDIGLFYWIAEAVEQHLPETRRLKPVEIVRTFEDSIARELDLRMEAAAGQKLRDNTLNDEGFYIPEVDWSRSCARVLTMERIEGIPISDVQALRDAGHDMDDLIAKAANTLFKQVFRDGFFHADLHPGNLFVSSEGNLIAVDFGITGRLDTKSQLFIAEILRAFLSQDYKRVAEVHIMAGYVPPDQSVEDFALACMAIGKPILGKPLHDISVGQLLGQLFTVSALFEMETQPQLLLLQKNMMLAEGVGRMLNPHINMWKLAEPLIENWAQHHLSLEGRVRLIADEAYEVAKRLPVILRKIDEFSHNIDGSGMKIHPETLKELQQQRSYWHKQWLTLAWVAVLGAITLAVIN encoded by the coding sequence ATGCTTAATGCTCCTCGCCATACTCTGCGCTTAATACAACTGGCTTATACGTTTGGTCGTTGTGGCGCGGCAATGTCTTTACGCCGTGCGGGTTTTCCTGTGTGGTTTTGCCAATTGTTTTCCATCATCAGCCGCCGCCGCCTGCCCAAACGGGAAGGCGAGCGTTTGCGGCTAGCATTGGCCAAAATGGGTCCAACCTTTATTAAACTTGGACAAGCACTCTCTACCCGTTCTGATTTAGTGGGCGAGGAAGTTGCAAAAGATTTAGCGCAATTACAAGATCGCATCGCCCCCTTTTCTACCCCCATTGCGCGCCGCATTATCGAAGAAGGATTGGAAAAGCCAATAAATGAATTATTCAGCGAATTTAGCGATACTCCCGTAGCAGCGGCTTCTATCGCTCAGGTGCATTTTGCCACCACCATCGATGGGCATGAAGTTGCAGTGAAAGTATTGCGCCCTGGTATTCGCGAAGCGTTTGATAAAGATATCGGATTATTTTACTGGATTGCAGAAGCTGTAGAACAACATTTGCCAGAAACCCGACGTCTGAAACCCGTAGAAATCGTGCGCACGTTTGAAGACAGCATCGCCCGCGAACTGGATCTGCGCATGGAAGCTGCTGCTGGTCAAAAACTTCGTGATAACACGCTAAACGATGAAGGTTTTTATATCCCTGAAGTGGACTGGAGCCGCAGCTGCGCCCGTGTGCTAACCATGGAGCGTATCGAAGGCATTCCTATCAGCGATGTACAAGCCTTACGCGATGCCGGACACGACATGGACGACCTGATCGCAAAAGCGGCAAATACATTATTTAAGCAAGTGTTCCGCGATGGCTTTTTCCATGCCGATTTACATCCGGGAAATCTATTTGTTTCCTCCGAAGGTAATCTAATTGCTGTGGATTTTGGCATAACCGGGCGTCTGGACACCAAAAGCCAGCTTTTTATAGCCGAAATTTTACGTGCTTTTTTAAGCCAAGATTATAAGCGGGTGGCTGAGGTACATATTATGGCAGGTTACGTGCCGCCCGATCAATCGGTAGAAGATTTTGCACTGGCATGTATGGCCATAGGTAAACCAATTTTGGGTAAACCTTTACACGACATTTCTGTTGGTCAACTTCTAGGACAGCTATTTACCGTTAGCGCCTTATTCGAAATGGAAACACAGCCCCAATTGCTGTTGCTACAAAAAAATATGATGCTCGCCGAAGGTGTGGGGCGCATGTTAAACCCACATATAAATATGTGGAAGCTGGCAGAGCCGTTGATTGAAAACTGGGCGCAACACCATTTGAGCCTTGAGGGGCGTGTGCGTCTAATTGCTGATGAGGCCTATGAAGTAGCCAAACGCTTACCTGTTATTTTGCGTAAAATAGATGAGTTTTCCCATAATATCGATGGAAGCGGTATGAAAATTCACCCCGAGACACTCAAAGAATTACAGCAACAGCGTTCCTATTGGCACAAACAATGGCTTACCCTTGCATGGGTAGCTGTATTGGGCGCGATAACGTTGGCTGTAATAAACTGA
- the ubiE gene encoding bifunctional demethylmenaquinone methyltransferase/2-methoxy-6-polyprenyl-1,4-benzoquinol methylase UbiE has protein sequence MTNPHDSSDSNAAETTHFGFQTVAKHAKANMVKGVFDSVASRYDVMNDVMSGGLHRLWKAEMVEWLHPTPDMKILDVAGGTGDIAFRIREHCQKRFGAMPHITLCDINDHMLTEGKKRAVDNGIFSHIEWICGDAQYLPVEDASIDAYTIAFGIRNVTDISLALKEAYRVLRPGGRFLCLEFSHVPAKPLAKIYDNYSMHVIPRMGQLIARDAASYQYLVESIRKFPTQSQFSTLIRDQGFGNVSYRNMTCGVVAMHSGWKI, from the coding sequence GTGACAAATCCGCACGACAGCTCTGATTCTAACGCTGCTGAAACCACACATTTTGGCTTTCAAACCGTAGCCAAACACGCGAAAGCCAATATGGTAAAAGGGGTATTTGATAGTGTAGCAAGCCGTTATGATGTGATGAACGATGTGATGAGCGGCGGGCTGCACCGCTTGTGGAAAGCCGAAATGGTGGAGTGGCTGCATCCTACCCCCGATATGAAAATTCTTGATGTCGCAGGAGGAACCGGCGATATTGCTTTCCGCATTCGAGAGCATTGCCAAAAGCGCTTTGGTGCAATGCCTCACATCACTCTATGCGACATTAACGATCACATGCTTACCGAGGGCAAAAAACGCGCTGTAGATAACGGCATATTTTCTCATATCGAATGGATATGCGGCGATGCTCAATATCTACCCGTTGAAGATGCAAGCATTGATGCTTATACCATTGCATTTGGCATACGTAACGTCACCGATATTAGCCTTGCGCTAAAAGAAGCCTATCGCGTATTAAGACCTGGCGGTAGATTCTTGTGCCTTGAATTCAGCCATGTACCAGCAAAGCCGTTAGCAAAGATTTATGACAATTATTCTATGCATGTAATTCCGCGCATGGGGCAACTCATTGCACGGGATGCTGCATCGTATCAATATTTAGTGGAAAGCATTCGCAAATTTCCAACGCAATCGCAATTCAGCACACTCATACGCGATCAGGGATTTGGCAATGTCAGCTATCGCAATATGACTTGCGGCGTTGTAGCCATGCATTCAGGGTGGAAAATATAA
- a CDS encoding transcriptional repressor, whose amino-acid sequence MMSDVFKNIDADEVRSRLKSADLRPTKQRMQLAALLWSKGCRHVTAEGLHRESIDADIKVSLATIYNTLHQFTSHSLLREVVVDRGCSYFDTNITPHHHFLYTDTGELEDIPHNMVEVNNLPQPPKGMEVSTVDVIIRVSKVDTAHNSYN is encoded by the coding sequence ATGATGAGCGATGTTTTTAAAAATATTGATGCAGATGAAGTGCGCAGCCGCCTGAAAAGTGCCGACTTGCGCCCCACAAAACAACGTATGCAACTTGCAGCATTGTTGTGGAGCAAAGGCTGTCGCCATGTAACCGCCGAAGGTTTGCACCGTGAATCTATAGATGCAGATATCAAAGTTTCACTCGCTACCATATATAATACTCTACATCAGTTCACCTCCCATTCTTTGCTTCGCGAAGTTGTGGTCGATCGCGGCTGTTCCTATTTTGATACCAACATCACCCCGCATCATCATTTTTTATACACTGATACTGGCGAACTTGAAGATATTCCCCATAATATGGTTGAGGTGAACAACCTTCCCCAACCGCCTAAGGGAATGGAAGTGAGTACGGTAGACGTGATTATTCGGGTTTCAAAAGTCGATACGGCGCATAATAGCTACAATTAA